The Populus alba chromosome 4, ASM523922v2, whole genome shotgun sequence genome contains a region encoding:
- the LOC118030382 gene encoding uncharacterized protein: MTSQHIATHREKAEIHTGESLCKQKSLELLEEIHLPMGLLPLDDIVEVGYNRTTGFVWLKQKKRKDHRFLKIGRQVSYDTEVTAFVENRRMRRLTGVKTKELLIWVSISDIYVDEKNLEKITFGNPTGISRTFPVSAFELEEDKK, from the coding sequence ATGACTTCTCAACATATCGCAACCCACAGAGAAAAAGCAGAGATCCACACCGGCGAGTCTCTCTGCAAGCAAAAGTCCTTGGAACTCCTCGAAGAGATCCACCTCCCTATGGGTCTCCTCCCACTTGACGACATCGTTGAGGTGGGTTATAACCGCACTACCGGGTTCGTTTGGTTGAagcaaaagaagagaaaagatcaCAGATTCCTTAAGATCGGACGCCAAGTATCTTATGATACGGAGGTGACAGCTTTCGTCGAGAACCGTCGGATGCGGAGACTGACTGGGGTCAAAACCAAGGAGCTTTTGATTTGGGTCTCCATCTCGGATATTTATGTTGATGAGAAGAATTTGGAGAAAATAACGTTTGGTAATCCGACAGGGATCTCTAGGACTTTTCCTGTTTCGGCTTTTGAGCTTGAGGAGGACAAGAAGTGA